In the Actinomycetota bacterium genome, CCAAGTCTACAACGAAAACCCGAAAACATCAACTCCGACCCCCCAGGTGCTGGAGCATGAGCATCACCCTATGGCGTGAGAATAGCCATCAATCGTCAGGAGCAAGGGTGAAAAGATGGTAAGTCGCGAGCCAGACGAAGCGACCCTGTTGAGCAGGTTGCTATGGCCAATGCAAATGAAGGTGTGATAAGGCGTCGTCAGGGAGAACCTACCTACGCTGGTTATCAGACAAACCTAAAAGGGGTTAGAAATAATGATTCTGGGTAGAATTTTTGGTAGCTTTTATATCTAAAATGAAGAAATTAACTTTTTATTTTTATTGGCTTATATCGCCCAGCAAGTTTTCTATTTCAGAAATTAATTCTTGCTCATCACCAACCCTGTATCCTCTGTGTGCATAACATACAATACCTTGTTTATCTATGAGTACAACATAAGGAATCCAGCCACCACCATAAGAATCTGTCATTTCTTTATTTTCCATTGCAACTGGAAATGAGTAATCATTCTCATCCATAAATGAGATTACTTTATCTATATTATTGTCTTTATTAATTGTTAATACAACCAGTTCATCTTCATTATATTTTTCATGAATGGATTGTATCACTGGTAGTTCTTCTTTGCATGGTGGGCAATATATCGCCCAGAAGTTAATGAGTACTACCTTACCTTTAAGTTTATTCAGAGTTACTATCTCTTTCTTCAAGTTCTCAATTTTAAAGTCGGGAGCCTTGCTACCTGTCTTTAGAGAATGTGTCATATCATAAATGCGCATCTCAATATTTTTTCTCATTATCCAACCTACACCAATAAGGATAATGCTTAATAAAAACACTGTTATAACCTTAATATATTTGTTTCTTCTTCCATTCATTTCTAAATCTTCATTATTTTTGGAAAAATTTTATAATTAATGATAATATGAACTTTTATTATTATTTATATTAATCTTTTTTCATAATTTAAAATTTCATAGTTATTACTAAAATAAGTCATTTTGAAATTCTTTTTATGTAATTAATATTAAGATAAACATCTTTTATTTCTAAATTTTGATTGCATTCTTTGGGCACGCTTTTATACATTCCATACATCTAATGCATTGGCTTTGTTGTGAACCCCCTAAAACATCTATTTCCATTGGACAAACTTTATTACAAATGCCACAATTACTACATAATTCCTTATCTATTTTGAACTGAAATGCACTAATTCGGTTAAATATAGAATAAATAGCACCTAAAGGACAGATAAAACGACAAAATGGTCGCGATGTTACAATCGCCCATATTAAAAAGAAAATTAGAATTAAAATTTTTAACCAGAAAAGAGTTCCAATTAGTTCACGAAGATCTGGTTGTAAAATAAGCCATGGTATCCCAGCTTGTATTGTTCCAACAGGACATAGCTTTGAAAACCATGGCTCAAAAGTGATATATGGAATAATTACAACAAGTATTATTAAAACAGCATATCGTAGCCACCCAAATCTGTTTGAAATATGGAGTTTTCTTACTTTAATTTTGTGAAGTAGGTCTTGTAAAAAGCCAAAAGGACATAGCCAACCACAACTCATCCTCCCTAAAAAAGAGCCAATTAATCCGAGGATGCCAATAGTGTAAAAGGGGATTTCGCGAATTATAATAAAATGTTGTAATGTACCTATTGGACATGCAAAAACTGCAAATGGGCAAGCGTAACAATTAAGCCCAGGGCATGGAAGAATCTTTAGACCAGGGAACAAAAATGAATTCCAAAGTCCAAAGGTTACTAACTGAATGACCCATCTCTTTATTTTTAATAGAAAATTCACAATATATTTCATCGCTACTTTAAATGATTAATTCTTCTTACAACTCTCTTATTAAATGAGGGAAAATATTAAATACTTAACAAGATGAGTTATCCACCTCAATTATTATTATTCCAATCCCATACAGGATAAGCATAGTGTTATTGCATTTTTGTATACTGTCACAAATTCCTTACGAAATAGCCCAAAAATTAATAGACAAATAAAAATGAGCATAATAATATGATACTTTTTTAATTTCATTTGTTTATCTCTACGCTTTCTTGATTTTATTGAAAAATCCATAATCTATAGATGTAAAAAATCCTTATTTTAATTTATGAAATGGTGTTTTTCAATTTTATTTGCTTGTCTCTTCTAACAGCTTCTCAATCTCATTAATCAATTTTTGTTCACTGCCTTGGCGGTAACCCAATTCTGTATAACGAATAGTGCCTTCCTTATCAATCAGTAC is a window encoding:
- a CDS encoding 4Fe-4S binding protein → MKYIVNFLLKIKRWVIQLVTFGLWNSFLFPGLKILPCPGLNCYACPFAVFACPIGTLQHFIIIREIPFYTIGILGLIGSFLGRMSCGWLCPFGFLQDLLHKIKVRKLHISNRFGWLRYAVLIILVVIIPYITFEPWFSKLCPVGTIQAGIPWLILQPDLRELIGTLFWLKILILIFFLIWAIVTSRPFCRFICPLGAIYSIFNRISAFQFKIDKELCSNCGICNKVCPMEIDVLGGSQQSQCIRCMECIKACPKNAIKI
- a CDS encoding TlpA family protein disulfide reductase produces the protein MNGRRNKYIKVITVFLLSIILIGVGWIMRKNIEMRIYDMTHSLKTGSKAPDFKIENLKKEIVTLNKLKGKVVLINFWAIYCPPCKEELPVIQSIHEKYNEDELVVLTINKDNNIDKVISFMDENDYSFPVAMENKEMTDSYGGGWIPYVVLIDKQGIVCYAHRGYRVGDEQELISEIENLLGDISQ